In Aliidongia dinghuensis, a single genomic region encodes these proteins:
- a CDS encoding aldose epimerase family protein: MAEEKAARIIRTPFGQLADGTGIEAFRLTNARGFAVRLLTYGATIQAIEAPDRHGHFADLVMGYAGLEDYVEKPQYFGTIVGRYGNRIAGGRFTLDGTAYRLAVNNGPNALHGGLKGFDKAVWTVLEASDGAEAVLRLAYVSADGEEGYPGRLAATVTYRVGAENALTIDYRATTDRPTVLNLTNHAYFNLGGEGAGDVLGHVAQIEADGFTPVDEHLIPTGEIRPVADTPFDFRTPKRIGAEIRDARDPQILFGRGYDHNFVLNDRQPGVATLAARVTDPASGRVLDVLTDQPGVQFYTANFLTGTRAGKSGRLYRQGDGFCLETQHFPDSPNQPHFPSTVLRPGETFRSTTIFRFGVEG, encoded by the coding sequence ATGGCGGAGGAGAAGGCGGCGCGCATCATCCGGACGCCGTTCGGGCAGCTGGCCGACGGAACCGGCATCGAGGCCTTTCGCCTGACGAATGCTCGGGGCTTCGCTGTCCGCCTCCTGACCTACGGTGCCACGATCCAGGCGATCGAGGCGCCCGACCGGCACGGGCATTTCGCCGACCTGGTCATGGGCTATGCCGGCCTCGAGGATTATGTCGAGAAGCCGCAATATTTCGGCACGATCGTCGGCCGCTACGGCAACCGGATCGCCGGCGGCCGCTTCACGCTCGACGGCACGGCCTATCGGCTCGCCGTGAACAATGGGCCGAACGCGCTCCACGGCGGCCTCAAGGGCTTCGACAAGGCCGTCTGGACCGTGCTCGAGGCGAGCGATGGCGCCGAGGCGGTACTGCGCCTTGCCTATGTGAGCGCCGACGGCGAGGAGGGCTATCCTGGCCGGCTCGCGGCCACCGTCACCTATCGGGTCGGCGCCGAGAATGCGCTCACGATCGACTATCGGGCGACGACCGATCGGCCGACCGTGCTCAACCTCACGAACCACGCCTATTTCAACCTCGGCGGCGAAGGCGCCGGCGACGTGCTGGGGCATGTCGCCCAGATCGAGGCCGACGGCTTCACGCCGGTCGACGAGCATCTGATCCCGACCGGCGAGATCCGTCCGGTCGCCGACACGCCGTTCGACTTCCGCACGCCGAAGCGCATCGGCGCCGAGATCCGCGACGCGCGCGACCCGCAGATCCTGTTCGGCCGCGGCTACGACCATAATTTCGTGCTGAACGACCGGCAGCCGGGTGTTGCGACGCTCGCCGCCCGCGTGACCGATCCCGCCTCGGGCCGTGTGCTGGACGTGCTGACCGACCAGCCGGGCGTGCAGTTCTACACGGCCAATTTCCTCACGGGCACGCGCGCGGGCAAGTCCGGCCGGCTCTATCGCCAGGGCGACGGCTTCTGCCTCGAGACTCAGCATTTCCCGGATTCGCCGAACCAGCCGCACTTCCCGTCGACCGTGCTCCGGCCCGGCGAGACTTTCCGCTCGACCACCATCTTCCGCTTCGGGGTGGAAGGCTGA
- a CDS encoding FadR/GntR family transcriptional regulator, translating to MPRAKPQTRPDRTFSRSSVHGQVAHEIGLKIVRGELAPGSFLPTEEELSVQLGVSRTALREAIKLMAAKGLVQSRRKAGTRIRPRAEWNMLDPDILAWQLAAAPVERFVKDLFELRLMIEPQGARLAALRRTDEDLTRLESAYAGMAAAGNDAERWEEPDMRFHQSLLQATHNELMAPLGALIETALAMGFRLSNATPGGPRHALGKHKAILDAVVAQDGEGAHRAMVELLDNTMGDVRRALDWARTGDPNAPDPVETVLAGVRRRG from the coding sequence ATGCCGAGAGCCAAGCCGCAGACCCGACCCGACCGGACCTTCTCCCGCAGCAGCGTGCACGGCCAGGTCGCCCACGAGATCGGTCTCAAGATCGTGCGCGGCGAGCTCGCCCCCGGCAGCTTCCTGCCGACCGAAGAGGAATTGAGCGTCCAGTTGGGCGTCAGCCGCACGGCGCTGCGCGAGGCGATCAAGCTGATGGCGGCCAAGGGGCTGGTGCAGTCGCGCCGCAAGGCCGGCACCCGCATCCGGCCGCGCGCCGAATGGAACATGCTCGACCCGGACATCCTGGCTTGGCAGCTGGCGGCGGCTCCGGTCGAGCGTTTCGTCAAGGACCTGTTCGAGCTGCGCCTCATGATCGAGCCGCAGGGGGCAAGGCTTGCGGCACTCCGCCGGACCGACGAGGACCTGACGCGGCTCGAGAGCGCCTATGCCGGCATGGCGGCCGCCGGCAACGACGCCGAGCGCTGGGAAGAGCCCGACATGCGCTTCCATCAGTCGCTGCTGCAGGCGACGCACAACGAGCTGATGGCGCCGCTCGGCGCCCTGATCGAGACGGCGCTCGCGATGGGCTTCCGCCTGTCGAACGCGACGCCGGGCGGCCCGCGCCACGCGCTCGGCAAGCACAAGGCGATCCTGGACGCGGTCGTAGCCCAGGACGGCGAGGGCGCCCATCGTGCTATGGTCGAGCTGCTCGACAACACCATGGGCGACGTCCGCCGGGCGCTCGACTGGGCGCGGACCGGCGACCCGAATGCGCCAGACCCGGTCGAGACCGTGCTGGCCGGGGTGCGCCGCCGGGGCTGA
- a CDS encoding SMP-30/gluconolactonase/LRE family protein codes for MRIDCVVPARAVVGEGPVWDDRARVVWWVDIKGLKLHCYEPASGADRSWAMPSRLGTVALREQGGLVGAFKDGFALIDPETGAVTSLVDPEAHLPDNRFNDGGVDAAGRFWAGTMDDDEKAPTGHLYRLDPDGQVEAFESHIAITNGIDWSLDGRTLYFVDTVGGLIFAYDFDAAAGRPGPRRVFARVPADAGHPDGLVVDAEDHIWSAHWGGGRLTRYRPDGSIERVLAIPAPQVTSACFGGPNLDILYVTSAAIGLDAATLAQYPGAGGLFAVTGLGIRGRPSRRFAG; via the coding sequence ATGCGCATCGACTGCGTCGTTCCGGCCCGTGCGGTCGTCGGTGAAGGCCCGGTCTGGGATGATCGGGCCCGGGTCGTCTGGTGGGTCGACATCAAGGGGCTGAAGCTCCATTGCTACGAACCGGCGAGCGGGGCCGACCGGTCCTGGGCGATGCCGAGCCGGCTCGGCACGGTGGCGTTGCGCGAGCAGGGCGGCCTCGTCGGCGCCTTCAAGGACGGTTTCGCGCTGATCGATCCGGAGACGGGTGCCGTCACGTCGCTCGTCGATCCGGAGGCGCATCTGCCCGACAACCGGTTCAACGACGGCGGCGTCGACGCGGCCGGCCGCTTCTGGGCCGGCACCATGGACGACGACGAGAAAGCGCCGACCGGCCATCTCTACCGGCTCGATCCCGATGGGCAGGTCGAGGCGTTCGAAAGCCATATCGCCATCACCAACGGCATTGACTGGAGCCTCGACGGGCGGACGCTCTATTTCGTCGATACCGTGGGCGGCCTGATCTTCGCCTACGACTTCGATGCGGCCGCCGGCCGACCGGGCCCGCGGCGGGTGTTCGCGCGCGTGCCGGCCGACGCCGGCCATCCCGATGGGCTGGTTGTCGACGCCGAGGACCATATCTGGAGCGCGCACTGGGGCGGCGGGCGCCTGACCCGCTATCGGCCGGACGGCTCGATCGAGCGCGTGCTCGCGATCCCGGCGCCGCAAGTGACGAGCGCCTGCTTCGGCGGCCCCAATCTCGACATCCTCTATGTCACGAGCGCCGCCATCGGTCTCGATGCGGCGACGCTCGCCCAATATCCCGGCGCCGGCGGGCTCTTCGCCGTCACCGGCCTCGGCATCCGCGGGCGGCCGTCGCGGCGTTTCGCCGGGTAA
- a CDS encoding SDR family NAD(P)-dependent oxidoreductase, translated as MTEFATYPSLRGRTALVTGGASGIGASIVEHFVAQGARVGFIDLDTEAGDALQATLGPQVRFEAADLRDTAALGRAIAEIRAAFGPITVLINNAARDDRHTIDQVTSEFWDERMATNLKHQFFAAQAVKDDMIAAGGGAIVNMSSVSFLLGQGGMPVYLTAKSAVVGLTRALARDLGPHKIRVNALFPGWIMTERQIKLWLTPESEAEMLKGQCIPEKLFPPDIARMALWLSADDSRLVTGQNFVVDGGWT; from the coding sequence ATGACAGAATTCGCAACATATCCAAGCCTGCGCGGCCGCACGGCCCTGGTGACCGGCGGTGCGTCCGGCATCGGGGCTTCGATCGTCGAGCATTTCGTGGCGCAGGGCGCCCGGGTCGGCTTCATCGATCTCGATACCGAGGCGGGCGACGCGCTGCAGGCGACGCTCGGGCCCCAGGTGCGGTTCGAGGCGGCCGATCTCCGCGACACCGCGGCCCTGGGCCGGGCGATCGCCGAGATCCGCGCGGCCTTCGGCCCGATCACCGTGCTCATCAACAACGCCGCGCGCGACGACCGCCACACGATCGACCAGGTCACGTCCGAATTCTGGGACGAGCGGATGGCGACGAACCTCAAGCATCAGTTCTTCGCGGCCCAGGCCGTCAAGGACGACATGATCGCGGCCGGCGGCGGCGCCATCGTCAACATGAGTTCGGTCAGCTTCCTCTTGGGCCAGGGCGGCATGCCGGTCTATCTCACCGCGAAATCCGCGGTCGTGGGCCTGACGCGGGCGCTCGCGCGCGACCTGGGCCCGCACAAGATCCGCGTCAATGCGCTCTTCCCCGGCTGGATCATGACCGAACGGCAGATCAAGCTGTGGCTGACGCCCGAGTCCGAGGCCGAGATGCTGAAGGGCCAGTGCATTCCGGAGAAGCTCTTCCCGCCGGATATCGCGCGCATGGCGCTGTGGCTTTCGGCCGACGACAGCCGGCTCGTGACCGGGCAGAATTTCGTCGTTGATGGCGGCTGGACCTGA
- a CDS encoding ROK family transcriptional regulator, which yields MDAMQTGDTELIRAINRFHVLDTIRRFEPISRAEVGERTQLSRTTVSAIITTLLDEGVIYYDEGETSGATKSMAGRGRPRVLLRMNPNAAYVVGAKLSMHQVSITVTNLRADPLACLVLPVRTWRLGAELIADLLEDGIRAAVTKAGITMAQIAGVGVGLPGFIDSVAGISHWSPILAAEPAPVPLARMLSDRLGVSAVIENDANLVTLAERWFGHGQGVDNFVVVTVEAGIGMGLFINGDLYRGHHGMGTEFGHSKIDRHGPLCRCGQHGCVEAFCADYAILREARKIVDLPPTDDEPSIEAAVCEVTRLAREGNEGLRAVFDAAGEILGLGIANLVNVIDPGKVIISGAGMRAADLLEPSVRAAVATNSLKVLAGRCEIVFHDWTDEVWARGAASLVLQGLYRLPWSRNARIEMAI from the coding sequence ATGGACGCGATGCAGACGGGGGACACGGAGCTCATTCGGGCGATCAACCGCTTTCATGTGCTCGATACGATCCGTCGATTCGAACCGATTTCCCGCGCCGAGGTCGGCGAGCGGACGCAGCTCAGCCGGACGACCGTCTCGGCCATCATCACGACGCTCTTGGACGAGGGCGTGATCTACTACGACGAGGGCGAGACGTCGGGGGCCACGAAGTCGATGGCCGGGCGCGGCCGGCCCCGCGTGCTGCTGCGCATGAACCCGAACGCCGCCTATGTCGTCGGCGCCAAGCTGTCGATGCATCAGGTGTCGATCACGGTCACGAACCTGCGCGCCGATCCGCTCGCCTGTCTGGTGCTGCCGGTCAGGACCTGGCGTCTTGGTGCGGAACTCATCGCCGACCTGCTCGAGGACGGCATCCGCGCCGCGGTCACCAAGGCCGGCATCACCATGGCGCAGATCGCAGGCGTCGGCGTGGGATTGCCGGGCTTCATCGACTCGGTCGCCGGCATTTCGCACTGGAGCCCGATCCTCGCGGCCGAGCCGGCCCCTGTGCCGCTCGCACGCATGCTGAGCGACCGCCTGGGCGTCTCGGCCGTGATCGAGAACGACGCGAATCTGGTGACCTTGGCCGAACGCTGGTTCGGGCACGGGCAGGGTGTCGATAATTTCGTGGTCGTAACGGTCGAGGCCGGCATCGGCATGGGCCTGTTCATCAACGGTGACCTCTACCGCGGCCACCACGGCATGGGCACCGAATTCGGCCATTCCAAGATCGATCGGCACGGACCGCTCTGCCGCTGCGGCCAGCATGGGTGCGTCGAGGCGTTCTGCGCCGACTACGCCATCCTGCGTGAGGCGCGCAAGATCGTGGACCTGCCGCCGACCGACGACGAGCCGTCGATCGAGGCGGCGGTGTGCGAGGTGACGCGGCTCGCGCGCGAGGGCAACGAGGGGCTGCGGGCGGTGTTCGACGCGGCGGGCGAGATCCTGGGGCTTGGCATCGCCAACCTCGTCAACGTCATCGATCCGGGCAAGGTCATCATCTCGGGCGCCGGCATGCGCGCCGCCGATCTCTTGGAGCCGTCGGTGCGCGCGGCCGTTGCCACGAACTCGCTCAAGGTGCTCGCCGGCCGATGCGAGATCGTGTTCCACGACTGGACCGACGAGGTCTGGGCGCGCGGCGCCGCCTCGCTTGTGCTGCAAGGACTTTACCGGCTGCCGTGGAGCCGCAACGCCCGGATCGAGATGGCGATCTAG
- the xylF gene encoding D-xylose ABC transporter substrate-binding protein, which translates to MRGLQQRMLGTTFLGLALASGVLAAASAQAADKKVVVGVSWSNFQEERWKTDEAAIKAELAKEGASYVSADAQSSPTKQLSDVESLIARGATALIILAQDSGAIQPAIDKAKAEGIPVVGYDRLIESPGVFYLTFDNREVGRIQAREVFKVAPKGNYVFIKGSSSDPNADFLHAGSLDVLDPAIKSGAVKIVGEEYTPGWLPENAQKEMEQILTKANNKVDAVVAANDGTAGGAVAALQAQGLAGIPVSGQDGDKAALNRIARGLQTVSVWKDARLLGRTAAEAAVAMAKGTTPDKLPGAKKWAEGPKKVPMDAVFLTPVGITKANLDVVIKAGWVTKEVVCQGVDPAKAPPACK; encoded by the coding sequence ATGAGGGGACTGCAGCAACGGATGCTCGGCACGACGTTCTTGGGCCTCGCCCTGGCCAGCGGCGTGCTGGCGGCGGCATCGGCCCAAGCGGCCGACAAGAAAGTCGTCGTGGGCGTGAGCTGGTCGAACTTCCAGGAAGAGCGCTGGAAGACCGACGAGGCCGCGATCAAGGCCGAGCTCGCCAAGGAAGGCGCCAGCTATGTCAGTGCCGACGCGCAGAGCTCGCCCACCAAGCAGCTCTCCGACGTCGAGAGCCTGATCGCGCGCGGCGCCACCGCGCTCATCATCCTGGCCCAGGACTCGGGCGCCATCCAGCCGGCGATCGACAAGGCCAAGGCCGAGGGCATCCCGGTCGTGGGCTACGACCGGCTGATCGAGAGCCCGGGCGTATTCTACCTGACCTTCGACAACCGCGAGGTCGGCCGCATCCAGGCGCGCGAAGTGTTCAAGGTGGCGCCCAAGGGCAACTACGTCTTCATCAAGGGCTCGTCGAGCGACCCCAATGCCGACTTCCTGCATGCCGGCAGTCTCGACGTGCTGGACCCGGCGATCAAGTCGGGCGCCGTCAAGATCGTGGGCGAGGAATACACGCCCGGCTGGCTGCCGGAGAACGCCCAGAAAGAAATGGAACAGATCCTGACCAAGGCCAATAATAAGGTCGACGCCGTGGTCGCCGCCAATGACGGCACGGCGGGCGGCGCCGTCGCGGCGCTGCAGGCGCAGGGCCTGGCCGGCATCCCGGTCTCGGGCCAGGACGGCGACAAGGCGGCCTTGAACCGCATCGCCCGCGGGCTGCAGACGGTCAGCGTCTGGAAGGATGCGCGGCTGCTCGGCAGGACCGCAGCCGAGGCGGCAGTCGCCATGGCCAAGGGCACCACGCCCGACAAGCTGCCGGGTGCCAAGAAATGGGCCGAGGGCCCGAAGAAGGTGCCGATGGACGCGGTGTTCCTGACCCCGGTCGGCATCACTAAGGCCAATCTCGACGTGGTGATCAAGGCGGGCTGGGTGACCAAGGAGGTCGTCTGCCAGGGCGTCGATCCGGCGAAGGCACCGCCCGCCTGCAAGTAG
- a CDS encoding sugar ABC transporter permease, with product MMSLAQSPATHKGTARDLKSALEVDLRLLAMIGAVAVIWVGFDLLTDGIFLTARNLWNLTVQTSVVGIMTTGMVLVIVTRHIDLSVGSVLGFVGMIMAVLQVQYFPIGAGWNWVGSLVLGLALGAVIGAFQGWWVAHRGVPSFIVTLGGLLIFRGLAWTVTEGQTVAPLDETFQLMGGGLLGSIGAFWSWMVGAAGVALVLFRTFAARRRRQRYGFPVRPVWAEILVAAIVIAGIVGFVAVMNAYDRPRTDIAQGIPIPVLILIGAVIVMSSITKVTKFGRYVFAIGGNPEAAQLAGINTKLVIMSVFALMGLLAGIAGAVQTARLNAGANSTGELLELSVIAAAVIGGTSLAGGTGTISGAIVGAVFMQSLQSGMILLGLPTPMQNVVIGLVLILAVWIDTSYQRRRL from the coding sequence ATGATGTCGTTGGCTCAATCGCCCGCCACCCACAAAGGCACTGCTCGCGACCTGAAGAGCGCGCTCGAGGTCGATCTGCGCCTGCTCGCGATGATCGGCGCAGTCGCCGTCATCTGGGTCGGCTTCGACCTCCTGACCGATGGCATCTTCCTGACCGCGCGCAACCTGTGGAATCTGACGGTGCAGACGAGCGTCGTCGGCATCATGACGACCGGCATGGTGCTGGTCATCGTGACCCGGCACATCGACCTGTCGGTGGGATCGGTCCTGGGCTTCGTCGGCATGATCATGGCGGTGCTGCAGGTGCAGTATTTCCCGATCGGCGCCGGCTGGAACTGGGTCGGCTCGCTGGTCCTGGGCCTGGCGCTCGGCGCCGTGATCGGCGCCTTCCAGGGCTGGTGGGTGGCACACCGCGGCGTGCCGTCGTTCATCGTGACCTTGGGCGGCCTCTTGATCTTCCGCGGCCTCGCCTGGACCGTGACCGAGGGCCAGACCGTGGCGCCGCTTGACGAGACGTTCCAGCTGATGGGCGGCGGCCTTTTGGGCTCGATCGGCGCGTTCTGGAGCTGGATGGTCGGCGCCGCCGGTGTCGCCCTCGTGCTCTTCCGCACCTTCGCCGCCCGCCGGCGCCGGCAGCGCTACGGTTTCCCGGTCCGGCCGGTCTGGGCCGAAATCCTGGTCGCAGCCATCGTCATCGCCGGCATCGTGGGCTTCGTCGCGGTCATGAATGCCTACGACCGGCCGCGCACCGACATCGCCCAGGGCATTCCGATCCCGGTGCTCATCCTGATCGGCGCGGTCATCGTCATGTCGTCGATCACCAAGGTCACGAAGTTCGGCCGCTACGTCTTCGCGATCGGCGGGAATCCGGAGGCGGCCCAGCTCGCCGGCATCAACACCAAGCTCGTCATCATGAGCGTGTTCGCGCTGATGGGGCTCTTGGCCGGCATCGCGGGCGCCGTGCAGACCGCACGGCTCAACGCCGGCGCCAATTCGACGGGCGAGCTGCTCGAGCTCTCGGTCATCGCGGCGGCCGTCATCGGCGGCACCTCGCTCGCCGGCGGCACGGGCACGATCTCCGGCGCCATCGTCGGCGCGGTTTTCATGCAGAGCCTGCAGAGCGGCATGATCCTCTTAGGATTGCCGACCCCGATGCAGAACGTGGTGATCGGCCTTGTCCTGATCCTCGCCGTCTGGATCGACACCAGCTATCAGCGGCGGCGCCTATGA
- a CDS encoding ATP-binding cassette domain-containing protein, giving the protein MTSTPMGVHPLVEMRNISIHFGGIKAVDDVSVDLYPGEVVALLGHNGAGKSTLIKILSGAYRANSGQILIDGKEAHITAPRDAKAHGIETIYQTLALAENIDAPGNLFLGRELMTPWGTLDDAAMEHAARQAILELNPNFTRIKEPVKNLSGGQRQSVAIARALHFNARILIMDEPTAALGPHETRQVADLITRLKAKGIGIFLISHDIHDVFDLADRISVMKNGKLVGTVRTEDVTQDDVLAMIILGKRPKIAA; this is encoded by the coding sequence ATGACTTCCACCCCGATGGGCGTCCATCCGCTGGTCGAGATGCGCAACATCTCGATCCATTTCGGCGGCATCAAGGCGGTCGACGACGTGAGCGTCGACCTCTATCCGGGCGAGGTCGTAGCGCTCCTCGGCCACAATGGCGCCGGCAAGTCGACGCTCATCAAGATCCTGTCCGGCGCCTATCGGGCGAATTCGGGCCAGATCCTGATCGACGGCAAAGAGGCGCATATCACGGCCCCGCGCGACGCCAAGGCCCATGGCATCGAGACGATCTACCAGACGCTGGCCTTGGCCGAGAACATCGACGCGCCCGGCAACCTGTTCCTGGGCCGCGAGCTCATGACGCCGTGGGGCACGCTCGACGACGCCGCCATGGAGCATGCGGCGCGCCAGGCGATCCTGGAGCTGAACCCGAACTTCACCCGCATCAAGGAGCCGGTGAAGAACCTGTCGGGCGGCCAGCGCCAGTCGGTCGCGATCGCGCGGGCACTCCATTTCAACGCCCGCATCCTGATCATGGACGAGCCGACCGCAGCCTTGGGGCCGCACGAGACGCGCCAGGTCGCCGACCTGATCACGCGCCTCAAGGCCAAGGGCATCGGCATCTTCCTGATCAGCCACGACATCCACGACGTGTTCGACCTCGCCGACCGCATCAGCGTGATGAAGAACGGCAAGCTGGTCGGAACCGTCAGGACCGAAGACGTCACCCAGGACGACGTGCTCGCCATGATCATCCTGGGCAAGCGGCCGAAGATCGCCGCGTAG
- a CDS encoding carbohydrate porin, with protein sequence MAGKTIRAALGGLAVATAVGLAPPASAQTVTNPTALTDFGNQLLEDGIFFRGHYVGEGAANPSGGLSQSSRYTGQVDIGADFDMGKIANLGNSAIHLTFSDRHGQNLAAKDIGNSISVQEVYGGGQTYKLTELSWDQALWDDHVEFLVGRTDAPSDFAASSFYCNFQTNSTCGNSSLFGQDNALNYYPVGVWGGRITIKPTPRLYGQIGAYEQDPNQGSSQTHGFDFGVDRATGYVLPVELGYQTNFSSDPYPRHYKIGMFYDSGPYSDPFFDVNHNSAALTGLAHEQHSGRTSIYGLFDQMVWRPDPSSQRGLYIFGGVTAGTDSSQLADYFLQFGTLYKGPFEGRDADAIGFVITDLHWGNHTMDFLRDSRIAAGGSATTQNPNEVMMELNYGAQVTPWLRVTPNLQYIINPDNLPEPALKKNIDDTFVVGLKFVIGLPELIGLPTKNYNH encoded by the coding sequence ATGGCAGGGAAAACTATCAGAGCCGCATTGGGCGGGCTCGCCGTCGCCACGGCGGTGGGCCTGGCGCCGCCGGCCTCGGCGCAGACGGTGACCAATCCGACGGCCTTGACCGACTTCGGCAATCAGTTGCTCGAAGACGGCATATTCTTCCGCGGCCACTATGTCGGCGAGGGCGCGGCCAATCCATCGGGCGGCTTGTCGCAGAGCTCGCGCTATACCGGCCAGGTCGACATCGGCGCCGATTTCGACATGGGCAAGATCGCCAACCTCGGCAATTCGGCGATCCATCTGACGTTCAGCGATCGGCACGGTCAGAACCTGGCGGCGAAGGACATCGGCAACAGCATCTCGGTGCAGGAAGTCTACGGCGGCGGCCAGACCTACAAGCTGACCGAGCTCAGCTGGGACCAGGCACTGTGGGACGACCATGTCGAATTCCTGGTCGGCCGCACCGATGCGCCGAGCGATTTCGCCGCCTCGTCCTTCTACTGTAACTTCCAGACCAATTCGACCTGCGGCAACTCGAGCCTGTTCGGTCAGGACAATGCGCTCAACTACTATCCGGTCGGCGTCTGGGGCGGCCGCATCACCATCAAGCCGACACCGCGGCTCTATGGCCAGATCGGCGCCTACGAGCAGGATCCGAACCAGGGCTCGAGCCAGACCCACGGCTTCGACTTCGGCGTTGACCGGGCGACCGGCTACGTCCTGCCGGTCGAGCTCGGCTATCAGACGAACTTCTCGTCGGATCCCTATCCCCGGCACTACAAGATCGGCATGTTCTATGACTCGGGCCCGTACAGCGACCCGTTCTTCGACGTCAACCATAATTCGGCGGCCTTGACCGGCCTGGCGCACGAGCAGCATTCCGGCCGGACCTCGATCTACGGTCTGTTCGACCAGATGGTCTGGCGGCCGGACCCGTCGTCCCAGCGCGGGCTCTATATCTTCGGCGGCGTCACCGCCGGCACGGACTCGAGCCAGCTCGCCGACTACTTCCTGCAGTTCGGCACGCTCTATAAAGGCCCGTTCGAAGGCCGTGACGCCGACGCCATCGGCTTCGTCATCACCGACCTGCACTGGGGCAACCACACCATGGACTTCCTGCGCGACTCGCGCATCGCCGCGGGCGGCAGTGCGACGACGCAGAATCCGAATGAAGTCATGATGGAATTGAACTACGGCGCCCAGGTGACGCCGTGGCTGCGCGTCACGCCCAACCTTCAATACATCATCAACCCGGACAACCTGCCGGAGCCGGCGCTGAAGAAGAACATCGACGACACGTTCGTCGTCGGCCTGAAGTTCGTCATCGGCCTCCCGGAACTGATCGGCTTGCCGACCAAGAACTACAACCACTAA
- a CDS encoding cupredoxin domain-containing protein → MIRLSGAVMAAAVLSLSLSALPARAEEPTAVELTIKDHKFTPAEIHVPAGKPTVITIHNQDTTAEEFDSSALKVEKVVAGGGTGTVRLRPLGAGKYPFSGEYHADTAKGVVIAE, encoded by the coding sequence ATGATTCGTCTTTCCGGGGCCGTCATGGCCGCTGCCGTGCTGAGCCTGTCCCTGTCCGCCCTGCCTGCCCGTGCGGAAGAGCCGACCGCGGTCGAGCTCACGATCAAGGACCACAAGTTCACCCCGGCCGAGATCCATGTGCCGGCTGGCAAGCCGACCGTCATCACGATCCATAACCAGGACACGACGGCGGAGGAGTTCGATTCCTCGGCGCTCAAGGTCGAGAAGGTCGTGGCCGGCGGCGGCACCGGTACGGTGCGCCTCAGGCCGCTCGGCGCCGGCAAGTATCCGTTCTCGGGCGAATATCATGCCGACACGGCCAAGGGCGTCGTGATCGCCGAGTAG